In Paenibacillus protaetiae, the genomic stretch TGCAGCAGCTGAACGAATTTGTCCAGCGTAATCGATTCGTTCCATTCGGTATCCGACGCGTTCGGGTCGCCGGTCCGGTCATAGATTTGCATGACGACTTCCGCCTTTGGAGATATCGGCAGCCGGCTGATCGTCGGATCATCATTTACGATATAATAGCCGTCCGGAGGACCATCCTCACCGGAGCCGCCTTCACGCTCTTGAAAAATCTTTTTCGCCTGATCGCCTTCGTACCAATCAATAGCATCAATAGACAACACATAATTTCCGGCAGTACCGCTGATCCCTTCGATATATCCCGTTTCCGTATCCGCCGTTTTTGGCACCGGCGTATAATCCTTGCCTCCCGCAAGCGCGAAAGTTACGGTCGTCAGAAAAGCTATTGCAACAGCCGCACCTGCAATATATTTTTTCATCGCGCCATCGCTCCTTCATTTCGTGGAGTATTCTATTTGCCTGTTATTAGCATATAACGAGCGGACAGGGGAGAAAGTTACAAAACAGCAACAGGAATGTAAATGATTTTTGTTGGTCGGCTATGGGGATGATGAGCTTGCTCCAGCTTCAAACCGGCGGCTGCCAGCGGTATAGTATAATTGGAAATTGGGCTGCACAGGCTTGCTAGAGGTTGCTGCAATTTAATTAAACGCCGTTTATACTAAATTTAGTAGTTATTTTGAGGTTCACTTTCAAAATAAAATTTCTAAAGAAAACCTTTTGCGAAATGGAGTGACGTTGAACAAATGAAACGGAACCTTTTAGGCCGCTCGGAGCTTATGGCGGGCGAAATCGGGCTTGGCTGCATGTCGCTGGGCACGAATAAGCCTGCCGCCATCAAAGTTGTGCATGAGGCGCTGGACAAAGGCATTAATTTTTTGGATACGGCGGATTTGTATGATGACGGTTTGAATGAAGAAATAGTAGGCGAAGCGATCCGGGACGGAGGCAGGACGTAATTGTCGCCACCAAGGCCGGCAACCGGCGTATTCCGGGCCAGGAAGGCTGGGTATGGGACGCGTCCAAGGCTTATATTAAAGAAGCTGTCAAAGGCAGCCTGAAGCGGCTGCAGACCGATTATATCGACTTGTACCAGCTGCACGGCGGCACATTGGACGATCCGATCGACGAGACGATTGAAGCGTTTGAAGAGCTGAAGCAGGAAGGCGTTATCCGGTATTACGGCATCTCCTCCATCCGGCCGAATGTGATTCGGGAATATGCGAGCCGCTCCAGCATCGTAAGCGTTATGAGCCAATACAGCATCCTTGACAGGCGTCCGGAAGAAACCGTACTGCCGCTGCTGGCGCAGGAAGGCATCAGCCTGATCGCACGCGGACCTGTTGCCAGAGGCATCCTGTCGGATGGCGGCAAAGCCAAAATAGCAGGCGGCTACTTAGGCACGCCGCAGGACAAGCTGGAAGCCATCTATGAAGGCTTGGACGCTCTGAAGGGGAGCCGCAGCCTGGCGCAGCTTGCGATCCGTTACGCGCTTGCTGACACCGCCGTAGCCGTGACGATTCCCGGCGCCAGCTCGCTTGAGCAGCTGCGCCATAACATTGGCGCTGCAGAGCTGCCTCCGCTGCGCGCAGACGAGCTTGCCGCAATCCGCGAGCTGAGCGCCGCGGGCGTGTATGAGCAGCACCGCTGAAGTAAGGCTGCGGCAACGGGCTTCGAATTTGTCTTCGCCCTCTATAATCACTGACCGTATCTGTCAGTTCTAGCGGGATATCCTTTAATCAGGAGGCGAATTACTTGAATAAGAAAGCTAGTGAACTTCCGATTATATTGTTCGTCGACCAACAGTCTCTAGACAATTGGCTTGAACACAATTATGATACTTCAGCGGGAATCCGGCTGCAGATCGCGAAAAAAAATTCCGGCGTAGCTTCTGTTTCCTATGACGAAGCGCTCGAAAGCGCATTATGTTACGGATGGGTGGATAGCCAAAAAGAATCGTTCGATGACAAAACTTGGCTTCAACGATTTACTCCGCGCGGGGCTAAGAGCATTTGGTCGAAAGTGAATAAAGAAAAAGCGGAGCTTCTAATCTCCAATGGAAGGATGAGGCCCTCCGGCATAAAAGCAATTGAAGCTGCAAAACAGAACGGACAATGGGATAAAGCTTATGAATCGCAAAGCATTGCTTCTCTGCCAGAGGACTTCGCCTACGAATTGGAACGAAATGTAAAGGCGAAGGCATTTTATGATACGTTGGATAAACAAAATAAATATTCCATTTTATTTAGAATCCATAATGCAAAAAAGCAAGAAACGAGAGCTAAGCGGATCGAGCAGTATATCACCATGCTTGAAAAAGGCGAAAAAATTTATCCCTAATTGTTCCGCTCTGAGCTGTCGTCTCCGTTAGCGCAATCCCCTTAAGTGACCAGGTCATCTTACCGTCTGGTAAACGAGGCCGATGGCTCCAGAATCAAAGGTCTTGTTTTCGATTAACTTAAGATTGATTCTCTCCTTGACACCTTGGAATAACGGCAATCCCTTTCCGATCAGGACGGGAGAAACCGTAATTTTATACTCATCAATTAAATCAAACTGCATAAGGCGGTGCGCGAATCTGGGACTGCCGAGGATAACCATATCCTTGCCTGGCTGCTGTTTGAGGTGATTGATCTCTTCCTCAACATTTTCTTTCACGAGTCTGGAATTATTCCATTCGACTTTCTCCAGCGTCGTGGAAAAAACGATTTTGGCTGTCTTTTCAATCCACTCGGCATGATTCCGTTCATGCTGCGAAGCGGATGGGTTCGAAGGCACAGATGGCCAGTAACTGTACATCATCTGATAAGTCCCGCGCCCCCAAATGACCGTGTCGGCAGTACTCAAAATTTCTTTCGCGTGTTTCTCCAAATCAGCATCGTAGGAAACCCAGCCAATGTCCATTGCACCATTCGGCCCTTCTACAAAACCGTCAAGCGATGCGTGCAGAAATAGAACGAGTTTTCTCATGTTCAGTTCTCCTTTGTTCATGAGGGATATCTACATTTTTACATAAGCAGAAAGCCGAAGCATTGTTGCGTTCGTGCCGGCGGCAGTAAACAGACATGATTTAACCAGCATCTTTTTCTTATTCGATGAGGTATACTCATACTCCTTGTTGTCTATATAACGGAACCAAGCCAAAAAGGAGCTGTCCCCCGGCCATCTTGCGATGGCTTCGGGGACAGCTCCTTTTATTCAAACGGGGTATTCCCCGCTAACTCGCTTATTTAACCGATTTAGCCCAGTCTTTAGCGAATTTGTCCAAACCTTGGTCCGTCAAAGGATGTTTGGAAAGTTGTTCGATAACGCTGTAAGGAATCGTCGAGATGTGTGCGCCAGCCAGTGCTACGCGGGTAACATGGTCAGGGTGGCGTACGGAAGCTGCGATGATTTGCGTGTCAAGGTTAGCTACGCGGAACAGCTCAGCGATTTTAGCAACCAGTTGAACGCCATCTTCGGAGATGTCATCCAGACGGCCCAGGAATGGCGAAACGTAAGTTGCGCCAGCGCGAGCAGCCAGAAGCGCTTGGTTAACCGTGAAGATCAAAGTAACGTTTGTTTTAACGCCTTTTTTCGTCAGGTAACGGCAAGCTTCCAAACCAGCAAGCGTCATTGGAAGTTTGATTGTAATATTTTTGTCGCCGCCGTTGATTTTGATCAGTTCGTTGGCTTCAGCGATCATTTGCTCAGCAGTAACAGCGTCTGGAGTAACTTCCGCGGATACGGATTCTACTTCCGGTACAGCTTTCAGGATTTCTTCGATGCGGTCTTCGAATTTCACGCCTTCTTTAACAACCAGGGAAGGGTTCGTCGTTACGCCCGACAAAATGCCCATTTTGTACGCTTTTTGAATGTCATCCAAGTTAGCAGTATCGATGAAAAATTTCACAATCCATTACCTCCACTTAACTATAATTTATTTTTTTTCGACAGCGTGTCCACCAAATTCGTTGCGGAGAGCCGCTACGACTTTACCAGTGAACGTATCGTTGTCAAGAGAACGATAACGCATCAGAAGCGACATTGCAATAACCGGAGTTGCGGTTTGCAGGTCAAATGCCGTTTCAACCGTCCATTTGCCTTCGCCGGACGAATGCATGATGCCTTTGATTTCATCCAGGTTCGCGTCTTTCGAGAAAGCGCGCTCCGTCAGTTCCATCAGCCACGAACGGATAACGGAACCGTTGTTCCATACGCGTGCTACTTTTTCGTAGTCGAAATCAAAGTCGGATTTTTCAAGAACTTCGAAACCTTCGCCGATAGCAGCCATCATGCCGTATTCTACGCCGTTGTGAACCATTTTCAAGAAGTGGCCGCTGCCGGATTTGCCAGCGTACAGGTAGCCGTTTTCGTTAACAGCCGTGTCTTTGAACAAAGGCTCAACGATAGCCCAAGTGTCAGCGTCGCCGCCGATCATGTAGCAAGCGCCGTTACGAGCGCCTTCCATACCGCCGGAAGTACCAACGTCCATGTAGCTTACGCCCAGAGCTTTCATTTTTTCGTAACGAGCGATCGACTCTTTGTAATGCGAGTTGCCGGCTTCGATTACGATGTCGCCTTTTTCCAGCAGAGCGGATACTTGATCCAGAACTGTGTCAACAACGCCGTGAGGAACCATGATCCATACGATTCTTGGAGCTTGCAGGTTTTGTACCAGCTCTTCGAGCGTGTAAGCGCCAGTTGCGCCAAAACCTTTCATTTCGTCAACTGCTGCTTTGTTCAGGTCAAATGCTACAACCTCGTGTTTGTGGTCGAGCAAGTTTTGGCCCAGGTTAAGGCCCATTTTTCCTAATCCAACTAAACCGACTTTCATGGGATTCCCTCCGAGTGAATAATTATGTGTAGAAGCATTTTTCCTCGCGGAAAAATGCTTTTATCTTGTTATAACGTTTGTCAAAAGCCCCGATTTTATCGGTTCAACAAGCTTGCAGCCGTTTGGGCAACATTGTCAGCCGTAAAGCCGAAGTAAGCGAGTACTTGGTTGCCGTTGCCGGATGCGCCGAACGTATCGATGGAAATGATTTTGCCGTCGTTGCCAGCGTAACGTTCCCAGCCTTGACGGATACCCGTTTCGATTACAACACGGTTTTTAACTGCGGCAGGCAGAACCGATTCTTTGTATTCGTCCGTTTGTTTTTCGAACAGTTCCCAGCTTGGCATCGAAACAACGCGTACCGAAACATTGTCTTGTTCCAGTTTCGCTTTTGCTTCAACAGCAAGGGAAACTTCGGAACCTGTTGCAACGAGGATTACGTCAGGCGTTGCGTTTGTTTCCGTCAGCACGTAAGCGCCGGAGGAAAGCTGTGCAACGTTTGCTTTCGTTTCTTCGAATACAGGCAGGTTTTGGCGGCTCAATACGAGCGCTACCGGACCTTCGTTTTGTTGCAGCGCGTAAGCCCAAGCGTTAGCTGTTTCGTTAGCGTCAGCAGGACGGATAACCGTCAGGCCTGGGATTGCGCGCAGCGCTGCCAAATGCTCAACAGGCTCATGGGTAGGGCCGTCTTCGCCAACAGCGATGGAGTCATGCGTAAATACATACGTTACAGGCAGCTTCGAAATCGCAGCCAGACGGATGGATGGACGCAGGTAATCGTTAAATACGAAGAACGTGCTCACGAATGGCTTCACGCCGCCATGCAGCGCCATGCCGTTGCCTGCAGCGCCCATAGCGTGCTCGCGAACGCCGAAGTAAACGTTGCGGCCTGCATAGGATTCCACAGCAAACGTTTTTTCACCCGCGATATCCGTCATTGTGGAGTGCGAAAGGTCCGCGCTGCCGCCAAAGATGGACGGGATCGATTTAACGAAGTGGTTGATGGCTTGTCCGCTTGCAACGCGAGTCGAAACCGTTTTGGACGTGTCGAACGTCAGAACGTCTTTCGCTTCGATCAGCACTTTGCCGCTGATAGCATCAAGCAGTTCTTTTGCAAGCTCAGGATGAGCTTCTTTATAGGAAGCGATCAGGCGGTTCCATACGGATTCCTCAGCATCGCCTTTATCCTTAATGGATTCCAGGTGAGCTTTCACTTCAGCGGGCACATAGAAGTTTTCTTCGTAGTTCCAGCCGTAAGCCGCTTTCGTCGCTTTTGCTTCTTCAAGGCCCAGCGGATTGCCGTGCGCTTTGTTCGTGCCGGCAACTTTAGGGCTGCCGTAACCGATGATCGTTCTGATTTCGATGATCGTAGGTTGATCAGCGTTCAGTTTTGCTTCTTCGATTGCTTTCGTGATTGCTGCAACATCGTTGCCGTCTTCCACGCGCAGGTATTGCCAGTTTGCGGATT encodes the following:
- the gnd gene encoding phosphogluconate dehydrogenase (NAD(+)-dependent, decarboxylating) is translated as MKVGLVGLGKMGLNLGQNLLDHKHEVVAFDLNKAAVDEMKGFGATGAYTLEELVQNLQAPRIVWIMVPHGVVDTVLDQVSALLEKGDIVIEAGNSHYKESIARYEKMKALGVSYMDVGTSGGMEGARNGACYMIGGDADTWAIVEPLFKDTAVNENGYLYAGKSGSGHFLKMVHNGVEYGMMAAIGEGFEVLEKSDFDFDYEKVARVWNNGSVIRSWLMELTERAFSKDANLDEIKGIMHSSGEGKWTVETAFDLQTATPVIAMSLLMRYRSLDNDTFTGKVVAALRNEFGGHAVEKK
- a CDS encoding YdeI/OmpD-associated family protein, coding for MNKKASELPIILFVDQQSLDNWLEHNYDTSAGIRLQIAKKNSGVASVSYDEALESALCYGWVDSQKESFDDKTWLQRFTPRGAKSIWSKVNKEKAELLISNGRMRPSGIKAIEAAKQNGQWDKAYESQSIASLPEDFAYELERNVKAKAFYDTLDKQNKYSILFRIHNAKKQETRAKRIEQYITMLEKGEKIYP
- a CDS encoding dihydrofolate reductase family protein yields the protein MRKLVLFLHASLDGFVEGPNGAMDIGWVSYDADLEKHAKEILSTADTVIWGRGTYQMMYSYWPSVPSNPSASQHERNHAEWIEKTAKIVFSTTLEKVEWNNSRLVKENVEEEINHLKQQPGKDMVILGSPRFAHRLMQFDLIDEYKITVSPVLIGKGLPLFQGVKERINLKLIENKTFDSGAIGLVYQTVR
- the tkt gene encoding transketolase, with the protein product MQKQELEQLTIDTIRTLSIDAINEANSGHPGLPMGAAPMAYALWANQLKHNPNHSTWFNRDRFILSAGHGSALLYSLLHLFGYGVSIDDLKQFRKLNSLTPGHPEVGHTDGVEATTGPLGQGIATAVGVAMAEAHLAAKFNREGYPVVDHYTYALVGDGCLMEGVSYEAMSMAGHMKLGKLIALYDSNDISLDGELNLSFSENIQKRAESANWQYLRVEDGNDVAAITKAIEEAKLNADQPTIIEIRTIIGYGSPKVAGTNKAHGNPLGLEEAKATKAAYGWNYEENFYVPAEVKAHLESIKDKGDAEESVWNRLIASYKEAHPELAKELLDAISGKVLIEAKDVLTFDTSKTVSTRVASGQAINHFVKSIPSIFGGSADLSHSTMTDIAGEKTFAVESYAGRNVYFGVREHAMGAAGNGMALHGGVKPFVSTFFVFNDYLRPSIRLAAISKLPVTYVFTHDSIAVGEDGPTHEPVEHLAALRAIPGLTVIRPADANETANAWAYALQQNEGPVALVLSRQNLPVFEETKANVAQLSSGAYVLTETNATPDVILVATGSEVSLAVEAKAKLEQDNVSVRVVSMPSWELFEKQTDEYKESVLPAAVKNRVVIETGIRQGWERYAGNDGKIISIDTFGASGNGNQVLAYFGFTADNVAQTAASLLNR
- the fsa gene encoding fructose-6-phosphate aldolase, with amino-acid sequence MKFFIDTANLDDIQKAYKMGILSGVTTNPSLVVKEGVKFEDRIEEILKAVPEVESVSAEVTPDAVTAEQMIAEANELIKINGGDKNITIKLPMTLAGLEACRYLTKKGVKTNVTLIFTVNQALLAARAGATYVSPFLGRLDDISEDGVQLVAKIAELFRVANLDTQIIAASVRHPDHVTRVALAGAHISTIPYSVIEQLSKHPLTDQGLDKFAKDWAKSVK